A single window of Vigna unguiculata cultivar IT97K-499-35 chromosome 1, ASM411807v1, whole genome shotgun sequence DNA harbors:
- the LOC114182528 gene encoding uncharacterized protein LOC114182528, with protein MGADWGPVIVAVALFILLSPGLLFQFPARYRVVEFGNMSTSGIAILVHAIIFFCILTILIVAIGIHIHIN; from the coding sequence ATGGGAGCTGATTGGGGACCAGTTATTGTGGCAGTGGCTTTGTTCATACTCTTATCTCCTGGTTTGTTGTTCCAATTTCCAGCAAGGTATAGAGTGGTTGAGTTTGGGAACATGAGCACTAGTGGGATTGCAATTTTGGTTCATGccatcatatttttctgcaTACTTACCATCTTGATTGTAGCAATAGGCATTCACATACACATCAATTGA